Below is a genomic region from Pectobacterium polaris.
GTGAAGAGAGGCTGAACACTGCCTGCCAGAGTGATTCTGCTTTGCTGATGCTATTTCCTCCCCTTGTGTAGGGGAGGGCTGAAGTAGGGTAAAAAACTATAACCCTAAATGTCTTAACGTATTGTTTTTACTGCGTAGTGAGGCAAGTCACGCTACTGGTGTTACTGTTCGAACGTGGCGTTCTGCCTGTTCACACATTTCCAGCAGTGCGGGAATCAGGTGCGCGGTGGCGTTGAGGCACACGCCGAGCTGGCTGAGGCTTTCTTGTGGCAGTTCAACGTCATTTTGCAGTGTGTCGCCGAGGTAGTGCAGGCCGTGGCACAGGCCTTCAACTGATTCGGCGGCAATTGCGCCGAGATCGCAGAGCTGAACGTCATCTAGCTGCGCGAAAGGCAGGCTAGCGATCAGGTCGCGGAAAATAGTGATGGTGCTGTCAGCGGGTGTGGCGTGAGTGTCCGTCATGATTGAATCTTCCATTGCTAGATAGTTATTTCATCACGCCTTCAGGTTCCAAACTAAAGGTGTGACCCAGACAGGGTTGGAACCCGGACCTAGCGACCGGCCAACCTTGCGGTTGCCCTGCCTGAGCCACTGATTAGAGTGTGCACGTAGCCCCTGAAAAAACAAAGCGTTTTCAGTTCTAGATAGTCGGGGTTCCAAGCCCGGTTGCGGATGTTTCCGCAGCACAGAGACTCTATTCCAACGACGAAAAACGTGAAATAGGGTGGATGGATTTACAGTGGAATTACAGTGCGTTTTGGAATGGTGTTCGCAGAAATGGCTGAAAGGCTTGTCGCTGGCAAACCGCGATACACGGGGAAACACAGGGGTGAGGCATCCCTGCGGGAACCTCCCCCTGTGTTTCCCCTAAAATGAGACGACTATGCTGCCTGTGGGGGCGGAAACGTGTTCTGTTTATTGAGCGGTATTTTATGGAACCCATCAGCTCAACACATGATAGCGATAAAGCATTTTCTCAAGGTCCTGTTTCATGCTGACAAAAAGCAGGATCTCGATGACGCGATGCTCTTCATCAACATCATATAAACAGCGAAAATCATCTTCTATCGAGAGGCGTTCACGTAGTGCGATTCCCTTATCAGATAATATTGCGTTGTGTCTGTAGCGGGCAGGATCTTGAGAAATGGCCTGTATGGATGATAAGAACAGGGATTCCGACCACGAGCAGCTTGTTCAATGCCAATATAGTGAGATTTATAAGACTCAGCATCCTGCAAAGACCAGACAGCCGCGGGAGCGACTTTAATGGTGTACGAACTGGCCAAATTGACTCCTTGCTTTACGTTCTCGCTTCACGTAATTTTTGTAGGGCTTCCTCTGCGGACATTCCCTGACCGTTTTTAATTTCTTTCTTGGCCGTCATCACCAGCTTCAAGAGTGCGTTAGATTGTCTTTCTCTTTCTCTCTCCAGCAGTTCTGCTTCCCGTTCCGCCGCTGTTTGCACGAAGAGTTCTGCGGAGCCGTTTTTCGTTACATAAACGCCCCCCTGAAACAGTTCAGGGTTGCCAAGGCCTTCACGGGCCGACTTCTGAGACATTGTGGTCTTCATATCACATACCTTAATTAAAACAATATCTTATTGTGAATTTAGCTATAGGCGATAGACCCCTGCCATGTGGTATAGCGAGCACTTCCATCTTGCTATTGCCCGAGGGTAACAGAGTAATGATATCGTAGCCTACGTGTTAAAGTGTAAATTTATGATAAATTTATACCCGCTTCAACCCCTCCCAGCTCAGCCCAAAACGTGCCAGATATTTACGCAGCCGATCGGCGTCGTTGGGCTTCTGTTTTTGCTGGCGTGAGACGGCGAACAGGCGGCGGCCAGCTTCGGAGAGCGAATTGGCGGTGCGGCAGACATCAAGCACGGTTTCAAGCTGGCGCTGTTCGAAGAGGTCGATGTCGGCGAGTTCAGGCGGCAGCTCGGATAGCGCGGTTGTCGGGGCATCGCTCTGCCAACTGGCCCGCAGGCGAGTGATTTCTTCCTCTGCTAGTGCCACGGTGATGCGCCCTTGTTCCGCCAGTGTCGCCATGCGGGCAATGGAGGAACCGAGTTCGCGGAAGTTTCCGCGCCATGCTGCCTGTGACGAGCTAGCAAAGGCGAGGTAGTGCTGTCGGGCGTCTTTATCGAAGCGGATCTGTGTTTGGTGATCTCGTGTGAAGCGCTGGAGTTCATACTCAATGTTCGGTTCGATATCTTCCCGACGTTCCGCCAGCCCCGGTAGAGGGAAAGTCCACATGTTGATACGGGCGTAGAGATCTTCACGAAATTTGCCCTGTGCGATCCATTCGTGCAGGTTGCGGTGTGTGCCAGCGATCAGCTGGAAATCGCTGCTGACTTCTTTATCTGAGCCAAAGGGTAAAAAGCGTTTTTCTTCGATGGCCTTGAGCAGCATGGCCTGTTCATCCAGCCCGAGTTCGGCAATTTCATCCAGAAATAACATCCCGCCGTCTGCTTCACGTAAGAGTCCGGTTCTGGCCTGCAACGCGCCGGTAAACGCGCCTTTTACGTGGCCGAACAGTGTCGACATCGCGTTGTCGCCGCGCAGCGTGGCGCAGTTAACCGCGACAAATCGACCGCTGACCAGATGGCGGGACTGGCGTAGCTGATAGATACGCTGTGCCAGAAAGGATTTCCCCGCACCGGTTGGGCCGGTTAAGAGCATCGGTGCGGTGGAACGCAGCGCGACGCGTTCAATCTGGTCGATCAGCGCATTGAACGTGGTATTACGCGTCTCGATGCCTGATTTCAGGAACGAGACCGAGCGCTCCTGCTCATGTTGGAAGCGGCTGGTGAGGGTAGCATAGCGGCTGAGATCCAGATCGATTACGGAGTAGATGCCCTGCGGTGCCGGTCGATCCGCCTTCTCCCCCGGTGCGGTTTGCAGCAGCTTGGCGGGCAGGTAGCGGGCTTCGGTCAGCAGGAACCAGCAAATCTGTACGACATGGGTGCCGGTGGTGATGTGAACGAAATACTCTTCGTTTTCGGTATCGAACGGGTAGCGGCTCGCAAAGTCCAGAAAGGCGCTGTAGACCTCTTCCAGATTCCACGGGTCGCGCAGTTCAACGGCCTGAAGCGTGACCCGCGTGGCGGGTGACACCACGGCGATATCCTCTGCCACCTGCTGTGCCATCCCCTCGTTGCGAGACTGGTGCAGCAGTTCCAGACGGTCGACCGGAAAATCTGGCTGCTGGCACAGGCCGACGGTGGGTCGCCATTTCGTCCAGCGATTTTCCCGCTTACCCCGTTTGTCCAGCGTGGTGCCCAACACACCAATGACGACGCGACGCTTCATGCGATACCTTTATATAAATTATTATCCTATGGGATAAATTTATCTGTTCTTTTATTTCATTGCTAGTTCACGCGGTGGGTTTTTTATTTGTTAATTATCAATTAATTATATTTTTATTTTGTTGTTTTCAGAAAGCTGGCACGTCTTTCGCTATATCTCAGGTGAACAATGACAAACAAAGAGAATGAAAAATGGAAGAAATGAAAACGCAGGCTTACGACATGATGTCACCAGCGAATAGTGCGCCGGTAAAAATGTGGACGCAGGGTGTGCCTGTGGAGCCGGAAGCCCGTGACCAACTGTTGAATACGGCCAAAATGCCGTTCATTTTTAAACATCTGGCGGTGATGCCGGATGTGCATCTGGGAAAAGGGTCGACGATTGGTAGCGTGATCCCAACACGTGGCGCGATTATCCCCGCCGCGGTAGGCGTGGATATCGGCTGTGGGATGATCGCGGTGCGTACGTCACTGGTTGCCAGCGACCTGCCGGATAACCTGATGGGGCTGCGTAGCGCGATTGAACAGGCGGTGCCGCACGGACGTAGCGTAACGCGTTCCAAACGTGATGTTGGTTCCTGGCAGAATCCGCCGCAGACGGTGGATGCGCACTGGTCACTGCTGGAACCGCGTTTTAAACGTTTGACGGATAAATATCCGCAGTTGCTGAAAACCAATAACTATCAGCATCTGGGAACGTTAGGGACGGGTAACCACTTTATCGAAATCTGTCTGGATGAAGTGGATCGCGTGTGGGTGATGTTGCATAGCGGGTCGCGTGGTGTAGGGAACGCGATTGGGTCGCTGTTCATCAAGCTGGCGCAGGAAGATATGCAGCAGCACATTGCGAATCTGCCGGACCGTAATCTGGCGTATTTCGAGGAAGGAAGCCTGCACTTTGACGATTACATAGAAGCAGTTGACTGGGCGCAGGATTTTGCCCGTCATAACCGTGAAGTGATGATGTCGCATACGCTGGCGGCGCTGTCCCGTATTGTGACGAAGCCGTTTACCACCCAGCAGGAAGGCGTGAACTGCCACCATAACTACGTGCAGCGTGAAACGCACTTTGGTGAATCGGTGCTGATCACCCGTAAAGGGGCGGTATCGGCGCAGAAAGGCCAGATGGGGATTATTCCGGGGTCGATGGGCGCGAAGAGCTTTATCGTGCGTGGATTGGGGAACGAAGAGAGCTTCTGTTCCTGTAGCCACGGCGCGGGGAGAACCATGAGCCGTACCGCCGCGAAAAAACGCTTCACGGTGGAAGATCAGATTCGCGCGACTGCACACGTCGAATGCAGAAAAGACAGCGACGTTATCGATGAAATTCCGATGGCGTACAAAGATATCGATAAGGTGATGGCGGCACAGTCATCGCTGGTGGAAATTGTGCATACGCTGCGTCAGGTGGTGTGTGTGAAAGGATAAGATCATGATGGAACACGATTATCGCGTCGATGCAGCCATGCGGACGCGGATCAAATTAGTCTTGCAGGATGTAGAAGAGCGCTATCAGGTGAAGGTGCTGTATGCCTGTGAATCCGGTAGTCGTGGCTGGGGATTTTCGTCCCCAGATAGCGATTATGATGTGCGTTTTCTCTACGTGCATCGGCCAGAGTGGTATCTGCGCGTTGAGCCGCAGCGCGATGTGATAGAGCTGCCCATCGACGATGAACTGGACGTTTGCGGTTGGGAATGGCGTAAAGCGCTTGGCCTGCTCAAGCGGGCTAACCCGACGCTGATCGAGTGGCTAGATTCGCCCGTTGTCTATCAGGAGGATCGAGAAACGACGTCCGCTCTACGGGAAGCGGTGCCGACGTGGTTCTCTCCGTCCAAGGCGCGCTGGCACTATCTGTCGATGGCGCGCAAGAACTTTCGTGGTTATCTGCAAGACGAAATGGTGCGCCTCAAAAAGTATTTTTACGTCCTGCGTCCGCTGCTGGCGGTACGCTGGATAGAGGCAGGCAAGGGTATGCCGCCCATGCGTTTTTCGCAGTTGCTTGCAGGAACGGTAGACGACCCATATCTGCTGGCTGAAATCCATCAGTTGCTGGAGATCAAACAGCGTTCGGGTGAGGCGGAATACGGCCCGCGGCGGGAGGCGATCCACGCGTTCATCACGCAAATGCTGAATGATGCTGATAACCCTGCTGTTTTACCAGACAGTCAGTCTGTTGACGATACGATGCTGGATGCACTGCTGTATCGGACGGTGATGGCGTAAGCATTGATATGGAAGCGAAAAAAGAGAAGGTGAGGGATATGGCATCGTACAATTTGCTCCTGCAACAGTTGGAAAAGCTGGTGGCCTCACCAGATAACTATTATCGGCCCGCGCAGGCTGATGCACTGGGTTCAGCGTCACACCTGATAACGCTAACACGCCACTATAACGGGCATATTCGGCAGCGTGCGGTGCTGTGTCTGGGCTTCATGGACGAGCTCTCGGCATTGCCAGCGCTGATTGAACGGGTGAATGATTGGGCTGAACCGGTACGCCGCGCGGCTAAACAGAGTGTGCGACTGCTGTTAACGCCGAATAACACTGCGTTTTTTGTCGCCAATTTGCCTGCTATTTTCTGGCTGTTGCAGTGTCAGCGGGAAGATCATCAGCTGTTGGTGGAGGAGATCGTGAACTTTCTGGCCGAGGAGGCGCACGCGCCGTCGCTATTCGCGGGGTTGTGTTCGGAAGACAAAACCGTCGCCCGATTATCACTGGATATTCTGGCTGAGCGTGAGCGATTCCCGTTGAAGCAGATCTTTGGTCAGGCGATGTTGCATCGCGATCCGTTAGTCAAAGCGAACGCGGCGCGGTATCTGCTCAGTGCGGACAAGGATGTCGGTCACGACGTGTTGACCATTCTGTTGAAAGACACGTTCGCCCCCATCAAGCAGGTGGCGTTGCAGTATGTGATAGACAATGCGTTCCCCGTGCCTGAACCTCAACTGATTGCCTTACTGTTTGATAAGAACGCATTGGTGCGTCAACGTGCCTCAGCGCTGCTGCGCGAACGAAACGACGATCCGGTTGCGCATTATCTTGCGGCACTGGATCGGGCGAGTACCGTTACAGTGCGCAAAATCACGCTCTGGGGGCTGGATGAACATCGCTATGACGGCATTGTGGCGCTGGCGGAGCGCAATCTGGACGAGTGCTATCCCAGCCTTTACTACAGTGCGTTACGCATTCTCATTCTGCGTACCGGTGATGACGCGCGTGAGCGGCTGTTGGCCTCTCTGCGTCACCCCTCGCTGGCTATTGCGAAGGTTGCGCGGAAGCTGTTTTACCAGCAGAAAATTTATCTGTCGCTGTCTGAGCTTCAATGTTGTGTGGACAGTGCGTCTTCCAGAGAACACGCTGAGGTGTACTACTTTCTAGCGCACAAGCTGAATAAATGGGATTGGCTGATTTTCCTGCTGGATAACGCTAAACCAGAGAATACGGCACCAACGCAGGCTAGCGTGGCGAGCTGGGTACAGCGGTTCAACCGTTCTGGCATATTACCGAATACCCGGCAGCAGGCACGTTTACGGACGCTGCTTGATGAAAACCCACACGTCATCTCGCGCGATAGCCCGTATATCGCCCTGTTTTTGTATAGTTGATTTGTCGCTTTTTACCCCCGTCCCAAAAAAATATGCTCACGATGGTATGCCATCTGCGACAGGTTTGGCGGGTAGGTGTCTGGCACGTGGATTTGTTTGCCTTCGTACTGGGCGAAATTGACGTCGATGATGGCGCTTTTCAGCTTTTTGATGCGTGGAGAAAGCAGCATTTCCAGCGAATCATTGAAGCTGATGAGTCCCATATCAAAGGCTTTGTCGTGCAGGTTGGACAGGCAGAGGCCGTTGCTGGGATCGAGGCGATATTCTGCTGCCGTTTTCCACGGTTGAATATGGCTGGCGACCAGTAGCGCGGGTTCTTCCAATCCGGTAACGCAGCAGCGTTCGCCGTAGTTGCTGAGCACGCGTTTGCGGAACAGCTGCTGACCGATGCGCGTTTTTACCTGTGTAAGGCGCTCGCCGCCGTGATAATCAGGGATTTCGCTGTCGTTGGCTTGGAACGGAGAGGGGACTGTTGTCGCTTCCACCACTCCTGCTTCGAGCGATACCATCGCTTGTTGGCACTGCTGTTCAAATAACTCGGGGTTGCTGTCCATCTCCTGCCATAGCGCGCGGTCAGCGTTGGATGCGCCACGCAAGCCAGTACGACCGGAATCGATAATAAATGGATCGAGGCTAGCCAGGTTGACTAGCTTCATCGCCAGTGCAGAAGGTGTGCGATTAATTAACTCG
It encodes:
- a CDS encoding HEAT repeat domain-containing protein; translation: MASYNLLLQQLEKLVASPDNYYRPAQADALGSASHLITLTRHYNGHIRQRAVLCLGFMDELSALPALIERVNDWAEPVRRAAKQSVRLLLTPNNTAFFVANLPAIFWLLQCQREDHQLLVEEIVNFLAEEAHAPSLFAGLCSEDKTVARLSLDILAERERFPLKQIFGQAMLHRDPLVKANAARYLLSADKDVGHDVLTILLKDTFAPIKQVALQYVIDNAFPVPEPQLIALLFDKNALVRQRASALLRERNDDPVAHYLAALDRASTVTVRKITLWGLDEHRYDGIVALAERNLDECYPSLYYSALRILILRTGDDARERLLASLRHPSLAIAKVARKLFYQQKIYLSLSELQCCVDSASSREHAEVYYFLAHKLNKWDWLIFLLDNAKPENTAPTQASVASWVQRFNRSGILPNTRQQARLRTLLDENPHVISRDSPYIALFLYS
- the rtcR gene encoding RNA repair transcriptional activator RtcR; translated protein: MKRRVVIGVLGTTLDKRGKRENRWTKWRPTVGLCQQPDFPVDRLELLHQSRNEGMAQQVAEDIAVVSPATRVTLQAVELRDPWNLEEVYSAFLDFASRYPFDTENEEYFVHITTGTHVVQICWFLLTEARYLPAKLLQTAPGEKADRPAPQGIYSVIDLDLSRYATLTSRFQHEQERSVSFLKSGIETRNTTFNALIDQIERVALRSTAPMLLTGPTGAGKSFLAQRIYQLRQSRHLVSGRFVAVNCATLRGDNAMSTLFGHVKGAFTGALQARTGLLREADGGMLFLDEIAELGLDEQAMLLKAIEEKRFLPFGSDKEVSSDFQLIAGTHRNLHEWIAQGKFREDLYARINMWTFPLPGLAERREDIEPNIEYELQRFTRDHQTQIRFDKDARQHYLAFASSSQAAWRGNFRELGSSIARMATLAEQGRITVALAEEEITRLRASWQSDAPTTALSELPPELADIDLFEQRQLETVLDVCRTANSLSEAGRRLFAVSRQQKQKPNDADRLRKYLARFGLSWEGLKRV
- a CDS encoding nucleotidyltransferase domain-containing protein; its protein translation is MMEHDYRVDAAMRTRIKLVLQDVEERYQVKVLYACESGSRGWGFSSPDSDYDVRFLYVHRPEWYLRVEPQRDVIELPIDDELDVCGWEWRKALGLLKRANPTLIEWLDSPVVYQEDRETTSALREAVPTWFSPSKARWHYLSMARKNFRGYLQDEMVRLKKYFYVLRPLLAVRWIEAGKGMPPMRFSQLLAGTVDDPYLLAEIHQLLEIKQRSGEAEYGPRREAIHAFITQMLNDADNPAVLPDSQSVDDTMLDALLYRTVMA
- a CDS encoding HNH endonuclease — its product is MAATNHWTRDQLLIAFTLYSQLPFGRLHSRNPDIIRYAELINRTPSALAMKLVNLASLDPFIIDSGRTGLRGASNADRALWQEMDSNPELFEQQCQQAMVSLEAGVVEATTVPSPFQANDSEIPDYHGGERLTQVKTRIGQQLFRKRVLSNYGERCCVTGLEEPALLVASHIQPWKTAAEYRLDPSNGLCLSNLHDKAFDMGLISFNDSLEMLLSPRIKKLKSAIIDVNFAQYEGKQIHVPDTYPPNLSQMAYHREHIFLGRG
- a CDS encoding RtcB family protein translates to MEEMKTQAYDMMSPANSAPVKMWTQGVPVEPEARDQLLNTAKMPFIFKHLAVMPDVHLGKGSTIGSVIPTRGAIIPAAVGVDIGCGMIAVRTSLVASDLPDNLMGLRSAIEQAVPHGRSVTRSKRDVGSWQNPPQTVDAHWSLLEPRFKRLTDKYPQLLKTNNYQHLGTLGTGNHFIEICLDEVDRVWVMLHSGSRGVGNAIGSLFIKLAQEDMQQHIANLPDRNLAYFEEGSLHFDDYIEAVDWAQDFARHNREVMMSHTLAALSRIVTKPFTTQQEGVNCHHNYVQRETHFGESVLITRKGAVSAQKGQMGIIPGSMGAKSFIVRGLGNEESFCSCSHGAGRTMSRTAAKKRFTVEDQIRATAHVECRKDSDVIDEIPMAYKDIDKVMAAQSSLVEIVHTLRQVVCVKG